In Mesorhizobium sp. M9A.F.Ca.ET.002.03.1.2, the DNA window AACTTCTACCGGTTCCAGATGCAGGACGGCAGCACCGACTATTTCGACGAGAACGGCCGCAGCGCTAAGCAATTCCTGCTGCGCAATCCGCTGCCCAATGGCAGATTTACCTCTGGTTTCGGTGCCAGGCGTCACCCCATTTTGGGATATGTGAAGATGCATACCGGAACCGACTGGGCAGCTCCGGTCGGATCGCCGATCATTGCCGCCGGCAACGGCGTCGTCGAAAAGGCGGGCTGGGCCGGCGGCTATGGCAAGCAGATCATCATCCGCCATGCCAATGGCTACGAGACGTCCTACAATCACCAGAGCGCCTTTGCCAAGGGCATCGCGCCGGGTGTTCGCATTCGCCAGGGCCAGGTTATCGGCTATCTCGGCTCAACCGGCCTCTCCACCGGTCCGCATCTTCATTATGAACTGATCGTCAACGGCACCAAGGTCGACTCGATGCGCGTCCGCCTGCCGGTCGGCAAGGTGCTGAAGGGCGACGACCTCGTTGCCTTCAAGCGCGAGCGCGAGCGCATCGATGATCTGCTCAAGCAGGAAGACAGTGATTCGCTGAAGGTCGCGAGCGCCAAGATCGAAGGCTGAGCCGGCTTCGAGCCTTTCTGGCCTCAGCTCTGCGGATTCTCAGATCCACGCGACCATGGCAGTCGCTCGCCGGAAACAGTCGTCCACGCCACGATCGCCGAGAGCAGGCAAAGCAGCGCGGTGACCAAGGCGACGGCGGCGAACGCCACGTCGCTGGCGGCAAGCCTTGCTGCATCGAGATCCGGTGCCAGGCCGGCCGGCGCCGGTTCGCCGAAACCCGGAATGCCGGCGCCGCCGTTCAGCACTGCCGCATAGACGCCGGCCGCCAGCGACCCCATCGCCGCCACCGCGATCAGGCCGCCAATGCGCGAGACGGCATTGTTGATTCCCGAAGCAGCACCCGTATCCTTGTCCTCGACCGCCGTCATGATCGCCGTCGACAGCGGTGACACGACCAGCGCCATGCCGATTCCCATCAGCGCCATCATCGGAAATACCCCCATCCAGAAATTGTGGATGCCGGCATAGGCGAGCAAGGCAAGCCCGGCGAAGGCGACAGCGACGACGAGACTGCCGCTGGCGATCGGAAACCGTGGACCGATCCGGTCGGACCACTGCCCGACCGGCCCCGACAACAGCGCGATCAGCGCGGACAGCGGCAGGAAGATGAAGCCGACCTCTGCCGCGCTCAGTCCCCATCCGGCAATCAGCAGCATCGGCAGGTAGAACAGATTGGCCGACAGCGCGAAGTATAGGAAGAAAGTCGCCACATTGGCGCCGGCGAACGCGCCGATCCGAAACAGCGACAGATCGATCATCGGCTCGCGCTGCCGGCGCTCGAAGACGATGAAAGCGATGAGCAGCACCCCGCCCACAGCAATGCTCGGCCCCGATATAAGCCCTTCGCCCTTGTCACTCATCGAGGTCAGGCCGTAGGCGAGCGCTCCAAACGCCAGCGTCGCCAGTCCGGCGCCGCCAAGATCGAGGCTGCGCTTCTCCGTCGGCGCATCGGCAGGGACCTTGGCAAGCAGAAGATAGATCGAGACAAGACCAAGCGGCAGGTTGATGGCGAAGATCGCCCGCCAGATGCCGTCGCCGAAGGCCGACAAGACAAGGCCGCCCAGCACCGGGCCAAGTGCCGTCGTCAGCGCCGAGGCCGCCGCCCAGATGCCGATCGCTCTGCCACGCTCCTTCTTCGGATAGGCCTTGGCGATGATGGCGAGGCTGCCGGGCACCATGATGGCAGCGCCAATGCCCTGGAGTGAACGGAACGCGATAAGCACCGCCGGGTTCGGTGCCACCGCGCAGGCCAGCGAGGCGGCAACGAACAGGACTATGCCCGCCACGAAGGCGCGCCGCAGACCGAATCGGTCCCCAGCGGCGCCGCCGGCGAGGATGAGCGCCGAAAGCGTCAGCGCATAGGCATTGGAAATCCATTGCGCCTCGGCGAGGCTGGCGCCGAGATCGACACGGATCGCCGGTGTGGCTATGGCCAGGACAGAGCCGTCGATGAAGCCGAGCGCGGAAGCCAGGATCGCCGCGATCAGCACAAACCTGCGCCGCGACTGCGGGCAGAACGTATCGGCTGGAAGAGAGCTGGCCGGGGGGATGGCGGCGGCTTCGCTTGGAGACTTCATGGAGCCTGCTTAGACCTCCTATGCGCCGGCAACAACCGGCCAGAGGATTGCTGTCGCTGACACCAGAACAGGATCAGGACCTCTATGCCACCGGACCCACGGCTCCATCTCTTGCGAAGAATTATTGGACGACCCAGGCGATGGCGTTCAGTCGACGAATTCCACGGTGACGCCCGGCGACACGACCTTGGCCAGTTCGCGCGCGTCCCAGTTGGTCAGCCGCACGCAGCCATGGCTCTCGGTCCTGCCGATCTTGGAGGGATCTGGCGTGCCGTGAATGCCGTAGGTCGGCTTGTCCAGCGCGATCCAGACCGAGCCGACCGGGCCGTTCGGACCCGGCGGAATGGTCAGGACCTTGTCGTTTTCGCCCTGCTTGAAATTGATCTTTGGGTTGTAGGTGTAGTTCGGGTCCAAGGCGACCCGCGACACCGTATGCAGGCCTGACGGCGATGGCGTGTCCGCCGAGCCGATGGTGGCCGGATAGGCGGCGACCAGCTTGCCAGACGCGTCATAGGCGCGGACCTGCTTGTTGCCCTTGTCGGCGATGATGCGCGCCACCGGCTTCGCCACCAGCTTGCCGAAATTGGCGACCTTGATGATCGTGCCGGGACGGTTGAAATTGGCTTCCGGATTGAGCGCCTTCAGGTATTTCTCGTCCATGTGGAAACGTTCGGCCAGCGCTTCAGTGACGGAGATGTAGCTCAGCCGGTCGAGTTGCGCCTTCTGGCCGTAGTCTTCCGGCACCGAGGCAACGTAGGGACCGGCCGCATCCTCGGGCGTGATCTCGTAGGAGGCAAAGGCATCGCCGCCGGTTTGCTCAAGGGCCGCCTGGATGCCGACCGCATCGGTCGATCGTAGGTTGCTGCCGGTGATCTCGTTGTAGGCGGCGAGCGCCTTGTCGACATTCGAGCCGAAGCGCCCGTCGACGACGCCGGGCGAAGCGCCGGCGCGGTCGAGCAGCACTTGCAACGCAGCAACATCCTCGCGTGCACCGAGCGAAAGCGACGGATCGGCGACGGTCTTGCCGCCGATCTTTGGCGGCAGTGCCGCCTGGTCGCCCGGCGCCGTCGGCTCGACCGGTTCGATCGAAGCCTCGTTGAGCGGCTGGCGCTCGACGGTGCGCGGCTCTGCCGGCTGTGGCGCTTCCGGATAATCATTGCCATAGCTGCCGTCATCGCGCGGTGCTTCGGGAAAAGCCTCCACCGAATTGTCGTTATAGGAATCGTATTCGTCGGCCGGCGGCACGACAACCAGCCCTTCCTCTTCCAACTGCCTGCGGCGCAAGCGCGCCGCGTCTTCCGGGTCGTCGAGATAATAGCGGTCGTCCTCGACCGGTCCGAGGTTGCGCGCGCGGTCGCGGCGGAGCGTACGGCGGTCGAACCTGGTCTGCGGCGGCTGGATGGCGAGGACCTTGCCGGTTTCCGCATCGACAATGACGCGGTTTCCCCTGGCATCGTAGTAGACGTCGAAATCGCCGTTCTGGGCGACCAGCACACCACCGGCATCGCCTGCATGGGCTGATCGCGGCGCGATGTCTTCCGTCGGCGCGGCCATTGCGCTCGAAGAAAGCAGCCCGGCGGCGAACGCCGAAAGGGTGAAGATCGTGCGGAACATGTTGGCCAAATTCTCCGGTCCGTAAT includes these proteins:
- a CDS encoding MFS transporter, translated to MKSPSEAAAIPPASSLPADTFCPQSRRRFVLIAAILASALGFIDGSVLAIATPAIRVDLGASLAEAQWISNAYALTLSALILAGGAAGDRFGLRRAFVAGIVLFVAASLACAVAPNPAVLIAFRSLQGIGAAIMVPGSLAIIAKAYPKKERGRAIGIWAAASALTTALGPVLGGLVLSAFGDGIWRAIFAINLPLGLVSIYLLLAKVPADAPTEKRSLDLGGAGLATLAFGALAYGLTSMSDKGEGLISGPSIAVGGVLLIAFIVFERRQREPMIDLSLFRIGAFAGANVATFFLYFALSANLFYLPMLLIAGWGLSAAEVGFIFLPLSALIALLSGPVGQWSDRIGPRFPIASGSLVVAVAFAGLALLAYAGIHNFWMGVFPMMALMGIGMALVVSPLSTAIMTAVEDKDTGAASGINNAVSRIGGLIAVAAMGSLAAGVYAAVLNGGAGIPGFGEPAPAGLAPDLDAARLAASDVAFAAVALVTALLCLLSAIVAWTTVSGERLPWSRGSENPQS
- a CDS encoding L,D-transpeptidase family protein — protein: MFRTIFTLSAFAAGLLSSSAMAAPTEDIAPRSAHAGDAGGVLVAQNGDFDVYYDARGNRVIVDAETGKVLAIQPPQTRFDRRTLRRDRARNLGPVEDDRYYLDDPEDAARLRRRQLEEEGLVVVPPADEYDSYNDNSVEAFPEAPRDDGSYGNDYPEAPQPAEPRTVERQPLNEASIEPVEPTAPGDQAALPPKIGGKTVADPSLSLGAREDVAALQVLLDRAGASPGVVDGRFGSNVDKALAAYNEITGSNLRSTDAVGIQAALEQTGGDAFASYEITPEDAAGPYVASVPEDYGQKAQLDRLSYISVTEALAERFHMDEKYLKALNPEANFNRPGTIIKVANFGKLVAKPVARIIADKGNKQVRAYDASGKLVAAYPATIGSADTPSPSGLHTVSRVALDPNYTYNPKINFKQGENDKVLTIPPGPNGPVGSVWIALDKPTYGIHGTPDPSKIGRTESHGCVRLTNWDARELAKVVSPGVTVEFVD